The proteins below are encoded in one region of Bacteroidota bacterium:
- the cas2 gene encoding CRISPR-associated endonuclease Cas2, translating into MSINQDRLNAYRVMWTLVMYDLPTETKKERKVAAGFRKSLMKDGFSMFQFSMYVRHSASSENADVHKNRVKRLLPEHGKIGILQITDKQFGQMEIFYGSKPQELPNVPQQLELF; encoded by the coding sequence ATGAGTATTAACCAAGACCGCCTAAACGCCTATAGAGTAATGTGGACCCTAGTAATGTACGACCTGCCTACAGAAACCAAAAAAGAACGCAAGGTTGCCGCAGGCTTTAGAAAATCGCTAATGAAAGACGGATTTAGTATGTTTCAGTTTAGCATGTATGTAAGACACAGTGCTAGCAGCGAAAATGCCGATGTACACAAAAACAGAGTAAAACGATTATTACCCGAACACGGTAAAATTGGGATATTACAAATAACAGATAAGCAATTTGGGCAAATGGAAATATTTTATGGCAGCAAACCTCAAGAATTACCAAATGTGCCACAACAATTGGAGCTTTTTTAG